One Phoenix dactylifera cultivar Barhee BC4 unplaced genomic scaffold, palm_55x_up_171113_PBpolish2nd_filt_p 000222F, whole genome shotgun sequence DNA window includes the following coding sequences:
- the LOC103698452 gene encoding protein argonaute 4B-like: MESHDGVDPQSETNAVLPPPPPTIHPNVVPVEADHEQCSPPKKASKPKRVPMARPGLASRGQPITLLTNHFRVSVQNLDGYFYHYSVSLKYEDNHPVDGNGVGRRVMDKLQQTYDTELGNKDFAYDGEKNLFTMGALPQVNNEFTVVLEDISSSRTAGDGSLGGNDGPSESVRKRLRRPYQTKTFKVELSFAARIPMQSIAMALKGQEKENSQEALRVLDIILRQHSAKQGCLLVCQSFFQNNPSNLTEIGGGVLGCRGFHSSFKTIQGGLSLNVDVSTTLILKPGPVVDFLVANQNVRDPCHIDWAKAKRMLKNLRIKASPSNTEFKIVGLSDLPCSQQKFALKQKSSGNGDDIHTTEITVYEYFVKYRNIEPRYSADLPCINVGKPKRPTYFPMELCTLVSLQRYTKALTNLQRASLVEKSRQKPKERMDVLARALNYNNYNADPMLRACGISINTHFTQVNGRVLPAPKLKVGNGEYFTPMKGRWNFNNKKLIEPTTLNEWAVVNFSARCDIRNLIRGLTKCGSIKGINIDRPSDVFEENPSMRRAPPATRVEDMFERMKRKFRDAPQFLLCLLPERKNSDVYGPWKRRCLSEYGIVTQCIAPTRVNDQYLTNVLLKINAKLGGVNSLLQVEDSQIIPLVSTIPTIIFGMDVSHGSPGRSDVPSVAAVVSSRQWPCISRYRASVRTQLPKVEMIDNLFKPTQSGADDGIIRELLIEFYISSAQRKPDHIIIFRDGVSEPQFNQVLNIELDQIIKACKFLDEQWSPKFTVIIAQKNHHTRFFRANNTQENVPPGTVVDNKVCHPRNYDFYMCSHAGMIGTTRPTHYHVLHDEIGFSADDLQELVHSLSYVYQRSASAISGVAPISYAHLAAAQMGQFIKFDDMSNSSSNHGACTSAGSSSVPELPRLHKKVCSSMFFC, from the exons ATGGAGTCCCATGATGGGGTAGACCCTCAATCTGAGACAAATGCTGTTCTgcctccgccgccccccacAATACATCCAAATGTTGTTCCAGTTGAAGCAGACCATGAACAATGTTCTCCTCCAAAAAAGGCATCAAAGCCTAAGAGGGTGCCGATGGCAAGACCTGGCCTTGCAAGCAGAGGGCAGCCGATCACCCTCTTAACTAATCATTTCAGAGTTTCTGTTCAGAATTTGGATGGCTATTTCTATCATTACAGT GTTTCCTTGAAATATGAAGATAATCATCCTGTTGATGGGAATGGTGTCGGTAGAAGGGTGATGGACAAATTACAGCAGACTTATGATACTGAGCTGGGAAATAAGGATTTTGCATATGATGGAGAAAAAAATCTGTTCACCATGGGTGCTCTTCCTCAAGTGAACAATGAATTTACTGTTGTGCTTGAGGACATATCCTCAAGCAG AACTGCTGGCGATGGAAGTCTGGGAGGAAATGACGGCCCTAGTGAAAGTGTCCGCAAACGATTAAGGCGTCCTTATCAGACGAAGACTTTTAAAGTTGAACTTAGTTTTGCTGCTAGGATACCTATGCAGTCCATTGCCATGGCTCTAAAGGGTCAAGAGAAAGAAAACTCACAAGAAGCTTTGCGAGTTCTTGATATCATTCTAAGGCAGCATTCAGCAAAGCA GGGTTGCCTTCTTGTGTGCCAGTCCTTTTTCCAGAACAATCCTTCAAATCTTACTGAAATTGGTGGTGGTGTCCTGGGATGTCGGGGTTTCCATTCTAGCTTTAAGACCATACAAGGCGGGCTGTCATTAAATGTTG ATGTCTCGACTACCCTGATTCTCAAACCAGGGCCGGTTGTTGATTTTCTTGTTGCAAACCAAAATGTTAGGGATCCCTGTCACATAGACTGGGCAAAA GCTAAGCGGATGCTTAAAAATTTGAGGATAAAGGCAAGTCCATCAAATACAGAATTTAAGATTGTTGGTCTGAGTGACCTACCTTGCAGCCAGCAAAA GTTTGCACTGAAGCAGAAAAGTAGTGGGAATGGAGATGATATTCATACAACAGAAATAACAGTCTATGAGTATTTTGTCAAGTATCGTAACATAGAGCCAAGGTATTCTGCTGATCTGCCGTGCATCaatgttggtaagccaaagcgCCCCACATATTTTCCGATGGAG CTCTGCACTTTAGTATCATTGCAACGATATACAAAAGCATTGACGAATCTTCAAAGAGCTTCACTAGTGGAAAAATCAAGGCAAAAACCTAAAGAGAGAATGGATGTTTTAGCAAGG GCTTTAAACTACAACAATTATAATGCTGATCCAATGTTGCGGGCATGTGGTATTTCTATAAATACACATTTCACTCAAGTGAATGGCCGTGTTTTACCTGCACCTAAG TTGAAAGTTGGAAATGGTGAATACTTTACTCCAATGAAAGGGAGATGGAATTTCAACAACAAG AAACTGATTGAGCCCACCACATTGAATGAATGGGCTGTTGTGAATTTTTCAGCTCGCTGCGACATACGGAATCTCATAAGGGGCCTGACCAAATGTGGAAGCATAAAGGGAATT AACATAGATCGACCCTCTGATGTCTTTGAAGAAAATCCTTCCATGAGGAGGGCTCCTCCTGCTACTAGAGTGGAGGATATGTTCGAAAGGATGAAAAGAAAGTTTCGTGATGCCCCTCAGTTTCTTCTATGCCTCTTGCCAGAGAGGAAAAACTCTGATGTTTATG GTCCTTGGAAGCGAAGGTGTCTTTCAGAATATGGAATTGTCACGCAATGCATTGCTCCAACTAGAGTGAATGATCAGTACCTGACCAATGTTCTGCTGAAGATCAATGCCAAG CTTGGTGGAGTAAACTCTTTACTGCAAGTTGAAGATTCTCAAATTATTCCCCTTGTTTcaaccattcctacaattatcTTTGGTATGGATGTTTCGCATGGCTCACCTGGCCGATCTGATGTGCCATCAGTTGCTGCG GTGGTAAGTTCCAGACAATGGCCATGCATTTCTAGATATAGAGCTTCTGTGCGAACTCAGTTGCCAAAAGTTGAAATGATAGACAACTTGTTTAAGCCGACCCAAAGTGGTGCTGATGACGGCATTATTCG GGAACTGCTGATTGAGTTTTACATCAGTTCTGCACAAAGAAAGCCTgatcatattattattttcag GGATGGAGTTAGTGAGCCGCAGTTTAATCAGGTCTTAAACATTGAGCTGGATCAAATTATTAAG GCTTGCAAATTTCTTGATGAGCAGTGGTCTCCTAAATTCACTGTGATAATTGCCCAGAAAAATCATCATACAAGGTTCTTCCGAGCTAATAACACGCAAGAGAATGTTCCACCTG GCACAGTAGTCGACAACAAAGTATGTCATCCACGAAACTATGACTTTTACATGTGTTCGCATGCTGGGATGATT GGCACCACTAGGCCAACTCATTACCATGTTCTGCATGATGAGATTGGGTTCTCAGCTGATGATCTGCAGGAACTTGTTCACTCGCTTTCCTATGT TTACCAGAGGAGCGCATCTGCCATTTCTGGAG TTGCACCCATTAGCTATGCCCACCTGGCGGCGGCACAGATGGGTCAGTTTATCAAGTTTGATGATATGTCCAACTCTTCTTCAAACCATGGAGCATGCACATCAGCTGGGAGTTCCTCGGTTCCAGAGTTGCCAAGACTGCATAAAAAAGTGTGCAGTTCCATGTTTTTTTGTTAA